The Cheilinus undulatus linkage group 17, ASM1832078v1, whole genome shotgun sequence genomic sequence ATTGAAGTGTCATACTTTTCTGCAAAGCTGGTTTCAGTCGTGTCGATGAACACCGAGTCCGGCAGCTGcacctgcagagagaaacacacGTTTAAACACAGTCTATGACACCTTTAGTTCACTGGCACAAACAGGGAACATTCAGGAtgtcagagagagaaagggaatgCCAATTTATAAAGATCAGTTTAGAAAATTCCTGTTTGTAAGACTTGAAGTGAAACTTCAGAGTTAAACGAGATAATCATGCTGATTATGGGTCAGATTTCTCCCTTCTGATCACAGTCAGCAAAAGCTGGATTAGTTCTCAAGACTATCTAGATACATTTCCTCTAGTGTGAGGTGTGTTAAAAGTAATTTTCCCTCCCTGATCTTATCAGAAGATGATCGAGGCTACCCTAAATTAAATCAGAAACCTCTAGTGCTGAAAACTTAAACTgatgtgtaaatgtaaaaaagtacagtttctcaagtgtccactagaggccaaattaaaagaaatatgcCCATCCCAtgttaaaatatcttttttttttacagcagaaattaaacatgtttatagccttaatcaaaaaaatgttttttggaattgttcatttttttatgggAACACACTGTATATTGGGTAAATTATCTATAACTTGTCAAATTTGGTTTTTAAAGGATATAAACTATGAATAGTTAGGGATGTGGATGATATGACTCAGAGCCAACATAATGTAACTGTTTATGAGAGAAAGGCTTTAGGGTAGCTCTTTTTCTAAGATCCATTCTCTTAGAAATGGCTTCCAATCTAATCAAATCCAAAGATTAAGACAAATCAAATAAAtagaggattaaaaaaaaggatttttaactATTATTTTGACTGTATTAATGCtaacaaaatatattttgggggtacattttattcaaatacaatttagacattttaaaatcagaaccCATTTTCCAATGAAAGGAAACTGCATCTTTTTTTCCTAGTTTCAAGGCATGCAAAACCTTCTCAAGATCATTAACgataaaaaagtattaaatattagataaaagCAGAAGATGGAATTTATTGTCtgtccatgttaaatattttgcTATCATACTCCCCAGATTTTTTGCAGGGGGTTTAAGAAAGGGTCAATGAAAATGCTAAAGGTCTCTTTGTGAAGGTTAATATCACAACATCAGCCTCTCTTACATTCACATAGTCTTCTTCAGAGTCGTCTcctttgctgcttttagacGAGTCCCGTTTCTTCCTGCTCTCTGTGGACGTTTCCTCTCCCAGTGATCGGAAACTCTGCCCATCTGGAGACGCTCTTCTGGAGGAAAAATAGCCTCAGTGAGCTTTTAAAAGGACACTTTTGTATCAAATTTATCTGTGATGAATGTTGTGTTTGAGTAAAACTTACTGAATGGGTGTTCCTGGTGGCTTGGACTTCACTGCAGGCACGGGCGGTTTGAATGGTGGTGGAGAGGGTTTGGGTAGTGCCGGCTTATTGAGAAGTCCAGGTTTAAGATGGGGAGACCGTTGAGGATTACTGGAGGATGTCAAAGACTCTGACACCACCGGTTTGAGGGTGGGAATTGTGGGTTTTGCTACATGCAGAGGCTGTATGCTCTGCTTGTTGCGGTTTATGCTTGACATCCCTTGATGGTTATTGTTTTGTGATTGGCTCGCTCCAGTAAAATGGGAGCTATGGGCGGGACCATTTTCAACCACTGATGGAGGCCCCCAGTCTTTCTTGTCAGTCCCGGGCCCCCCCATTTGGACGATCTTGCTTTGAAgagttttctttgtgtttaaagGAGGAAGTGGTGGCGAGGGAGAAGTAGGTTTCTGAAGGTGGGGGGCAAAGGGCAGAGGGGGAGGTGGGCCTTTGTTGAGGTCCTTCAGGACGGGAGTAGgtgggagagaggggggaggctTTTTGGGGAACGGGATGGTTGGGATTGTGTGTAGCGGTGGGATTGGAGGAGGCTCTCTTTTGTGGAAAAGTGGACTGGAGTCTTGACGGAGGTTGGAGGAGGGCACTGGAGGTGGAGGGTAGGAGGGGGGAGGTCCTGGGAGTCGACCTGAAGACATATTGATAATACTAGATTAGCTATGCTAACATTGAcataaataattgaaataaaagCAAGAAAGTGGAACTTTTGTAGTTCCccctcatttaaaaaaaacttgttctTAATGCACAGGAGTTGAATTGGTGTATTTGCCAAACAGTAAACCAACGTCTTGGTTTTACAGACAAACTTTACGAAGAAACgaagaaaagcggttaaaagttGATTCCCTAGATTATGTTGCAAGCGACCTTTTCTCCCACCAAACACAAACAAGTGGCCATGCTGTCTGTATGTTGGTAAAGTTACCTGTAGATGTTGGTGAACAACTGCCGTCGGGTTTTAAATaatcctcttcatcatcatcctcatcctcttcaACATAATCTACAGATAGAAACAGACACCACAGTTAACATGAATGAAGTTTTAGTGATATGTGTTAATGCTTCTGATTAAGGTTTCTCACCATGATCTGTGTTGTCTACAGGATGTTTGATAACCATTGGCCTCTCGATTGTGCCATAAAAACTGTCAGCATCTGAATCTGAGTCACTAAAGCAACAAAGAAAACTTTGTTTTAATGCAAAGTTCTCAGGAAAAcagtgaaacattaaaaagcttagccatttttaaacagtcagatagaacataaacaacatcagaaatgtcgaaactgagacattttaccatttcatcaaaaatattttttaaaaatcattagcATCCAATATCGACCTTTTGCTTATCCCTTTCATACAGAGATTTCTGCAGATTCTCTTAATGATTAATTAAATTATGTATTgaagatggtgggatattcaaagtttttATGAAGAAagatttttccacaattttagCTGCATTTTTTGCTTATTGCTTAACCATTTCCCATAtcatggtgggaaattcataTTACTGACACGTTGCtagttaacctaattagttgcaaaatgctcctacGAGCTACAGCTGTTTTTTGATTAGTATCACTTATCTTCCATCCTTTTGCTcacccatccctactttttttagatgtgttgctgccatcaaatgcACAAatagctaatatttttcatgaaatggtgaaatgtcttgGTTTTAACATTTGATTCGCTGTTTTTGTGCTAttaagaataaaatatgagatactgcaaatcaatgcattctgttgttttataaaTTTTACTCAACAACGCAACTTTTTAGGACTTAGGTTGTAACTGAGATCAAATTTATCTCCCTCTTTTGGTTATTTCTGCACAGTAGctacattttaaatgcaatttGTCATTCAAGCAAACACAATAATATCCAGATAAAACTCAAGATTTCAGGTTGTTGGTCTGGTTGGACATGTTTTTAGTGCACAGACAGGACCTGAATAAATTATCGTGCAAACAATTTAATCATTAAGGGACATCGATTCCAGAGGAACACAtaaaattgcaatttgattatACAGCGTAATAAAACAAGGCCGTCAGCTCTCCACAGCAGCTGTTACTGCTACGTGCAGTGATGGATTACAGTGGTCATGGACCCCTGGGCAATTCTACTTGTGGGGCAAACCTCAAATGTGATGTTCCAACAAGAAAAAGCAACTTTGTGCACTGAAATCATGCTAGGTGCATAACTTGGCAGCTTACACTAGGAGctgcttttaatttaaatggCAGTGCTGCATGGAAAAAGCCATTTAAATAGCTTTTACAGAATGGTAAAAGCTTTCAgacattttgcaactttgtaAGAGCTGATGTTGTTTGATAATAAAACTAACTTTATAAAAATGGTGATGGGATACAAGCTGCTAATTTGGTAGGGTAAAGATTGCCCATTGTATCTAACCAGTTGGTTGCTTCTTATGGACTAATATATGTCAGCAGGTTGTTTACAGTCCTGGTGACTTGCAAATGTCAGATGTGGGTCAGAAAGTGAGGAACAGCAATTAGGAATGGATGGGAACAGAATAAAGGACACAAAGTTGGTACATTAAAGCTGTAGGTGGACCTGTACGCTGGAATCACCATCAGAAAATTTCAACATACATTGACTATGTTCCCAACAATTAACAAAAAGCGACTTTTCCCACAGGTTGTGATTGATAAAACAACTGACTTAGTCTCACAGACCTCCTGTTAGCCAGATAAAGGGAgcactgagctaagaggctagttgTACCCCTTTAAGAACTAATCCCAGTCATTTTGtcattaacatgttttaaataataACTGGGATTTATTAAACAGTTCTAAACCTTGTAGGGTAAACAATCAAGTAATGATGTGCTATTCACGAATGAGCCTGTTCTACGAAAATTCTCTTTACTGTGAACCACAGTAGCTAACTCCCATTTCAGTGCCAATTTTCCctcaattttttatttaatccacaatgtaaagccaaactggtaccaggTGAAAGCTGTTTAGGAGCCAAATGACCAGCTGTtgctactgagctgagccaaatgaatCAAAACTATCAGCTGAAGAAACACCTGGCAATATCAGGGTTTAATGTGAAAAACTGTGACTAGCTGAACTGAACTAAACTGGCTCGCTTAGTATAAATGGACCATATATGAGTGTTGTCTGACATTGCTCAGGCTTTTAATCCatgcctgctgccatttctctgtgagcttttttaaccatttttttgcttgAATGTCGCACAACTTACTGGGACTCAAAAGCAGCGCAATATTGTTTCCTCCCCTCATTCTGAACAGTTGGCAGAGTCATGAAATGGCACAAAAAGTTGGcattttgtgtttctgtatgcagaaatcacttcctgccccccatctggaagTGAAATCGTCTGCAAACATCATTTTCCCCCTCTGTGGTACCTTTGAAGTATTAATTCTCTGGCCTTTTCACACATAGGGCCCTTAGGCTGTAGCCTTGGCTAGTGTGTGCATTAAACCACCCCAGGCTAAGAGATAGTTTGTCTGCAAGCTAGCTAAACAAGCTGAACTTGATCTTTATGATTTTACAACCAGTTAatcaattaaaattaaaatcaggaactctgttttatttatattccCCCAATTTTTATCATCATACTATCTACAGCAGTCCAGTTTGCCTTAAAGATAACATTTAGTCCAATCCTGAGAGGTCTGAACCTCTTTAGCCTGTGGGgctaaaaatgaaatcatctgTCTTTCGTTAGGTAAAAGTTTGCAGTCTATTTCCTAAATCACAGCAGCTCCTTTGTTACTGATAGGCTGTTactacaaaatgtaaaatagtggTTCTCATAGCCTTCAAAAAGCAAGTCAGTGAGAGGtaattttcttaatcaaaacttCAATATTGCATGCAAGAATAGGGCTTTAGAAACATGGCTTTAGTTATTGCTTAAgcaaacaaatctttaaaaacaggcTTCCTGATTAATGAAGTCCCTAtaatgaaaagcagttaaatgaGCTGCTGATGTCCCCTCCCTTAATGACAGAACGTGATCAGAATAAAACCTCACTATCTACTAGCTCTCTGATCAAAAGCAAGAGGCCGTTTTGATTGCCTACATAAATTATAAATCAGTCTGCAGAATGAGTTTCTGGTGGTGAGAAAACTTTTAAGTGGAGAAAAGTTGCACCAGACTGTCACAACCTGAAATAATGAGTTTGAAAAGTTTTCGATCAAACTTTTAAGGTGACCGAGGTCACAGTGAAGAAAGAGACCCATTATTACAGCGCAGTAGATAAAACAATGAAGTTTTGGCCTATTTTATGATGaaatcttttaattttgttccataataaatcattttgtatATTTCAGCTTCTAATAATTTACCTTTGTctaattattttcacaaattctaataaacacaggaaaatgaggtt encodes the following:
- the sh3bp2 gene encoding SH3 domain-binding protein 2 isoform X4 — translated: MSSPEMCWPVPMRAIGAQNLLTMPGGVSNAGYLHKKGGSQFSLMKWPLRYTIIHKGCVYYFKSSTSPAPQGAFSLNGYNRVMRAAEETTSSNVFPFKIVHFSKKHRTWFFSAASEDERRKWMRYLRREIDYYNDRKECHFSSDSDSDADSFYGTIERPMVIKHPVDNTDHDYVEEDEDDDEEDYLKPDGSCSPTSTGRLPGPPPSYPPPPVPSSNLRQDSSPLFHKREPPPIPPLHTIPTIPFPKKPPPSLPPTPVLKDLNKGPPPPLPFAPHLQKPTSPSPPLPPLNTKKTLQSKIVQMGGPGTDKKDWGPPSVVENGPAHSSHFTGASQSQNNNHQGMSSINRNKQSIQPLHVAKPTIPTLKPVVSESLTSSSNPQRSPHLKPGLLNKPALPKPSPPPFKPPVPAVKSKPPGTPIQRASPDGQSFRSLGEETSTESRKKRDSSKSSKGDDSEEDYVNVQLPDSVFIDTTETSFAEKLFKDGPTPPQDGLYCIRNSGTKTSKVLVVWDSGIAKARNYRLFEEGGLIFVDSEVTFPNLSALIEHYYSHPLPHHGSLCLQKPYTGMQSS
- the sh3bp2 gene encoding SH3 domain-binding protein 2 isoform X1 is translated as MRRDSKASKGGQKRANLNPVSCRFDSSVMDLLPVLASTVLASTVSLLRENAVFQSINKKLNRRTMSSPEMCWPVPMRAIGAQNLLTMPGGVSNAGYLHKKGGSQFSLMKWPLRYTIIHKGCVYYFKSSTSPAPQGAFSLNGYNRVMRAAEETTSSNVFPFKIVHFSKKHRTWFFSAASEDERRKWMRYLRREIDYYNDRKECHFSSDSDSDADSFYGTIERPMVIKHPVDNTDHDYVEEDEDDDEEDYLKPDGSCSPTSTGRLPGPPPSYPPPPVPSSNLRQDSSPLFHKREPPPIPPLHTIPTIPFPKKPPPSLPPTPVLKDLNKGPPPPLPFAPHLQKPTSPSPPLPPLNTKKTLQSKIVQMGGPGTDKKDWGPPSVVENGPAHSSHFTGASQSQNNNHQGMSSINRNKQSIQPLHVAKPTIPTLKPVVSESLTSSSNPQRSPHLKPGLLNKPALPKPSPPPFKPPVPAVKSKPPGTPIQRASPDGQSFRSLGEETSTESRKKRDSSKSSKGDDSEEDYVNVQLPDSVFIDTTETSFAEKLFKDGPTPPQDGLYCIRNSGTKTSKVLVVWDSGIAKARNYRLFEEGGLIFVDSEVTFPNLSALIEHYYSHPLPHHGSLCLQKPYTGMQSS
- the sh3bp2 gene encoding SH3 domain-binding protein 2 isoform X3, producing MSAQSMRKKSFARSSKPSVRMCIREQRDAITMSSPEMCWPVPMRAIGAQNLLTMPGGVSNAGYLHKKGGSQFSLMKWPLRYTIIHKGCVYYFKSSTSPAPQGAFSLNGYNRVMRAAEETTSSNVFPFKIVHFSKKHRTWFFSAASEDERRKWMRYLRREIDYYNDRKECHFSSDSDSDADSFYGTIERPMVIKHPVDNTDHDYVEEDEDDDEEDYLKPDGSCSPTSTGRLPGPPPSYPPPPVPSSNLRQDSSPLFHKREPPPIPPLHTIPTIPFPKKPPPSLPPTPVLKDLNKGPPPPLPFAPHLQKPTSPSPPLPPLNTKKTLQSKIVQMGGPGTDKKDWGPPSVVENGPAHSSHFTGASQSQNNNHQGMSSINRNKQSIQPLHVAKPTIPTLKPVVSESLTSSSNPQRSPHLKPGLLNKPALPKPSPPPFKPPVPAVKSKPPGTPIQRASPDGQSFRSLGEETSTESRKKRDSSKSSKGDDSEEDYVNVQLPDSVFIDTTETSFAEKLFKDGPTPPQDGLYCIRNSGTKTSKVLVVWDSGIAKARNYRLFEEGGLIFVDSEVTFPNLSALIEHYYSHPLPHHGSLCLQKPYTGMQSS
- the sh3bp2 gene encoding SH3 domain-binding protein 2 isoform X2; protein product: MRRDSKASKGGQKRANLNPVSCRFDSSVMDLLPVLASTVLASTVSLLRENAVFQSINKKLNRRTMSSPEMCWPVPMRAIGAQNLLTMPGGVSNAGYLHKKGGSQFSLMKWPLRYTIIHKGCVYYFKSSTSPAPQGAFSLNGYNRVMRAAEETTSSNVFPFKIVHFSKKHRTWFFSAASEDERRKWMRYLRREIDYYNDRKECHFSSDSDSDADSFYGTIERPMVIKHPVDNTDHDYVEEDEDDDEEDYLKPDGSCSPTSTGRLPGPPPSYPPPPVPSSNLRQDSSPLFHKREPPPIPPLHTIPTIPFPKKPPPSLPPTPVLKDLNKGPPPPLPFAPHLQKPTSPSPPLPPLNTKKTLQSKIVQMGGPGTDKKDWGPPSVVENGPAHSSHFTGASQSQNNNHQGMSSINRNKQSIQPLHVAKPTIPTLKPVVSESLTSSSNPQRSPHLKPGLLNKPALPKPSPPPFKPPVPAVKSKPPGTPIQASPDGQSFRSLGEETSTESRKKRDSSKSSKGDDSEEDYVNVQLPDSVFIDTTETSFAEKLFKDGPTPPQDGLYCIRNSGTKTSKVLVVWDSGIAKARNYRLFEEGGLIFVDSEVTFPNLSALIEHYYSHPLPHHGSLCLQKPYTGMQSS